The proteins below come from a single Streptomyces sp. B3I8 genomic window:
- a CDS encoding S16 family serine protease, with amino-acid sequence MLSRLTRPRALAVCALPVVALLATAGFAPLPFSLAQPGMTANVLGENKGDPVITVAGAPTRRTTGELRMTTIEATGPDAHVSLGDVLDGWFRTDRAVMPRDSVYPGGGDVKEIERHNAAEMKESQDDATKAALAYLDKSASDVDVTLKLADVGGPSAGLLFTLGIIDKLDGDGSGGDLTGGRTVAGTGTIDARGKVGAVGGVGLKTQAARRDGATVFLVPKAECSDAGAELPEGLRLVPVTTLKGAVSALVALEKGKGPVPSC; translated from the coding sequence GTGCTCTCTCGCCTCACGCGCCCCCGGGCCCTCGCCGTCTGCGCCCTGCCCGTCGTGGCCCTGCTCGCCACGGCGGGCTTCGCGCCGCTGCCGTTCTCCCTGGCGCAGCCCGGGATGACCGCGAACGTCCTCGGCGAGAACAAGGGCGACCCGGTCATCACCGTCGCCGGCGCCCCCACCCGCCGCACCACCGGCGAGCTGCGCATGACGACGATCGAGGCGACCGGACCCGACGCGCACGTCTCGCTCGGCGACGTGCTCGACGGCTGGTTCCGCACCGACCGGGCGGTGATGCCGCGCGACTCGGTCTACCCGGGCGGCGGCGACGTCAAGGAGATCGAGCGGCACAACGCCGCCGAGATGAAGGAGTCGCAGGACGACGCCACCAAGGCGGCCCTCGCCTACCTGGACAAGTCCGCCTCGGACGTCGACGTCACGCTGAAACTGGCCGACGTCGGCGGCCCCAGCGCCGGCCTGCTGTTCACCCTCGGCATCATCGACAAGCTGGACGGCGACGGCAGCGGCGGCGACCTCACCGGCGGCCGCACCGTCGCCGGTACGGGCACGATCGACGCGCGCGGCAAGGTCGGCGCGGTCGGCGGCGTCGGGCTCAAGACACAGGCCGCCCGGCGCGACGGCGCCACCGTCTTCCTGGTGCCGAAGGCGGAGTGCTCCGACGCCGGCGCCGAACTCCCCGAGGGGCTGCGGCTGGTCCCGGTGACCACCCTCAAGGGCGCGGTCTCCGCACTCGTCGCCCTGGAGAAGGGCAAGGGCCCGGTCCCCAGCTGCTGA
- a CDS encoding DEAD/DEAH box helicase has product MTTTPAAPAASSHHLSPAFPGRAPWGTAGKLRAWQQGAMDRYLQEQPRDFLAVATPGAGKTTFALTLASWLLHHHVVQQVTVVAPTEHLKKQWSEAAARVGIKLDPEYSAGPLGREYDGVAVTYAGVGVRPMLHRNRVEQRKTLVILDEIHHAGDSKSWGEACLEAFEPATRRLALTGTPFRSDTNPIPFVAYEEGQDGIRRSAADYTYGYGNALADGVVRPVIFLSYSGNMRWRTKAGDEIEARLGEPMTKDAVSQAWRTALDPRGEWMPSVLRAADRRLTEVRKGIPDAGALVIASDQDSARAYAKLIREITGHRPTLVLSDDGGASDRIDEFSQGDDRWMVAVRMVSEGVDVPRLAVGVYATTISTPLFFAQAVGRFVRSRRRGETASVFLPTVPDLLSFANEMERERDHVLDKPKKHGEEDPYAESEKEMDEANREQDEDTGDQDMLPFEALESDAVFDRVTYNGADFGMQAHPGSEEEQDYLGIPGLLEPDQVQLLLQKRQARQIAHSRKKPAEEADLLEMPAERRPVVTHKELLELRKQLNGLVGAYAHQSGKPHGVLHTELRRVCGGPPSAECTAGQLSQRIAKVREWATRMK; this is encoded by the coding sequence GTGACTACTACCCCGGCCGCCCCCGCAGCCTCCTCGCACCACCTGTCGCCCGCCTTCCCCGGCCGCGCCCCCTGGGGCACCGCCGGCAAGCTGCGGGCCTGGCAGCAGGGGGCGATGGACCGGTACCTCCAGGAGCAGCCGCGCGACTTCCTCGCCGTCGCCACCCCCGGCGCCGGCAAGACCACCTTCGCGCTCACCCTCGCCTCCTGGCTGCTGCACCACCACGTCGTGCAGCAGGTCACCGTCGTCGCGCCCACCGAGCACCTGAAGAAGCAGTGGTCCGAGGCCGCCGCGCGGGTGGGCATCAAGCTGGACCCCGAGTACAGCGCGGGCCCGCTCGGCCGGGAGTACGACGGCGTCGCCGTCACCTACGCGGGCGTCGGCGTACGGCCGATGCTGCACCGCAACCGGGTCGAGCAGCGCAAGACGCTCGTCATCCTCGACGAGATCCACCACGCCGGTGACTCCAAGTCCTGGGGCGAGGCCTGCCTCGAGGCCTTCGAGCCGGCCACCCGGCGCCTCGCGCTCACCGGTACGCCGTTCCGCTCCGACACCAACCCGATCCCCTTCGTCGCGTACGAGGAGGGCCAGGACGGCATCCGGCGCTCGGCAGCCGACTACACCTACGGCTACGGCAACGCGCTCGCCGACGGCGTCGTCCGCCCCGTCATCTTCCTGTCCTACAGCGGCAACATGCGCTGGCGCACCAAGGCGGGCGACGAGATCGAGGCCCGGCTCGGCGAGCCGATGACCAAGGACGCCGTCAGCCAGGCCTGGCGCACCGCGCTGGACCCGCGCGGCGAATGGATGCCGAGCGTGCTGCGCGCCGCGGACCGGCGGCTCACCGAGGTCCGCAAGGGCATCCCGGACGCCGGCGCCCTCGTCATCGCCTCCGACCAGGACTCCGCCCGCGCCTACGCCAAACTCATCCGCGAGATCACCGGCCACAGGCCCACCCTCGTCCTCTCCGACGACGGCGGGGCCTCCGACCGCATCGACGAGTTCAGCCAGGGCGACGACCGCTGGATGGTCGCCGTCCGCATGGTGTCCGAGGGCGTCGACGTGCCCCGCCTCGCGGTCGGCGTCTACGCGACGACGATCTCGACGCCGCTGTTCTTCGCCCAGGCCGTCGGCCGTTTCGTACGGTCCCGGCGGCGTGGCGAGACCGCGTCCGTCTTCCTGCCGACCGTGCCCGACCTGCTCTCCTTCGCGAACGAGATGGAGCGCGAACGCGACCACGTCCTCGACAAGCCGAAGAAACACGGCGAGGAGGACCCGTACGCCGAGTCCGAGAAGGAGATGGACGAGGCCAACCGGGAGCAGGACGAGGACACCGGCGACCAGGACATGCTGCCCTTCGAGGCGCTGGAGTCCGACGCGGTGTTCGACCGGGTCACGTACAACGGCGCGGACTTCGGGATGCAGGCGCATCCCGGCAGCGAGGAGGAGCAGGACTACCTCGGCATCCCCGGACTGCTCGAACCCGACCAGGTCCAACTGCTGCTGCAGAAGCGGCAGGCGCGGCAGATCGCGCACAGCCGGAAGAAACCGGCCGAGGAGGCGGATCTGCTGGAGATGCCCGCGGAGCGGCGGCCCGTGGTGACCCACAAGGAGCTGCTGGAGCTGCGCAAGCAGCTCAACGGCCTGGTCGGCGCGTACGCCCACCAGAGCGGCAAGCCGCACGGCGTCCTCCACACCGAACTGCGCCGGGTCTGCGGCGGCCCGCCGAGCGCGGAGTGCACGGCGGGGCAGCTCAGCCAGCGCATCGCCAAGGTCCGCGAATGGGCCACCCGCATGAAGTGA
- a CDS encoding Lrp/AsnC family transcriptional regulator translates to MTIDRLDARLIALLAREPRIGVLEMSRRLGVARGTAQARLDRLRERGVVRGFGPEVDPAALGYPVTAFATLEIRQGQGADVRAHLAGVPEVLELHTTTGRGDMLCRLVARSNADLQRVIDRVVALDGIVRASTAIVMENPVPLRIIPLVEQAAEDAP, encoded by the coding sequence GTGACGATCGACCGGCTGGACGCCCGGCTCATCGCGCTGCTGGCACGCGAGCCGCGCATCGGCGTACTGGAGATGTCACGCAGGCTGGGCGTGGCCCGCGGCACGGCCCAGGCCCGCCTCGACCGGTTGCGGGAGCGGGGTGTCGTCCGCGGCTTCGGCCCCGAGGTCGACCCGGCCGCGCTCGGCTACCCGGTCACCGCGTTCGCCACGCTGGAGATCCGCCAGGGCCAGGGCGCCGACGTCCGCGCCCACCTGGCCGGCGTCCCCGAGGTACTCGAACTGCACACCACGACGGGCCGCGGCGACATGCTCTGCCGCCTGGTCGCCCGCTCGAACGCGGACCTCCAGCGCGTCATCGACCGCGTGGTAGCCCTGGACGGCATAGTCCGCGCCTCCACAGCCATCGTCATGGAGAACCCGGTCCCGTTGCGGATCATCCCCCTGGTGGAACAGGCGGCAGAGGACGCCCCGTAA
- a CDS encoding type II toxin-antitoxin system death-on-curing family toxin — protein MHYLTLPELLDLSKRLGAAEVRDYGLLDSALARPQSSVFGQDAYRDVWQKAAALMESLARNHALVDGNKRTAWYATWVFLHMNGHPLDPEFDVDEAEQFVLDVSQGALDVPKIAAQLPQFAR, from the coding sequence ATGCACTACCTCACGCTCCCCGAGCTGCTGGACCTCTCGAAGCGGCTGGGGGCCGCCGAGGTGCGCGATTATGGGCTCCTGGACTCCGCTCTGGCCCGCCCCCAGTCGAGCGTGTTCGGCCAGGACGCCTACCGGGACGTGTGGCAGAAGGCTGCCGCGCTGATGGAGTCCCTCGCCCGCAACCACGCCCTCGTGGACGGGAACAAGCGCACCGCCTGGTACGCGACGTGGGTCTTCCTCCACATGAACGGACATCCACTGGACCCGGAGTTCGACGTGGACGAGGCCGAGCAGTTCGTGCTGGACGTGTCGCAGGGGGCCCTGGACGTGCCCAAGATCGCTGCTCAGCTGCCGCAGTTCGCACGCTGA
- a CDS encoding FAD-binding oxidoreductase, protein MSRTEAEPHEAEATTTTTLLARLRTALPPEAILTDPDITTTYAHDMASFCPSGTPAAVVLPRTVEHVQHILRTATELRVPVVPQGARTGLSGAANATDGCLVLSLVRMDRILEIDPVDRIAVVEPGVVNAALSRAVGAHGLHYPPDPSSWETCTIGGNIGTASGGLCCVKYGVTAEYVLGLDVVLADGRLLRTGRRTAKGVAGYDLTRLFVGSEGSLGVVVRAVLALKPKPPEQLALAAEFPSSAAASDAVCRIMESGHVPSLLELMDATTVRAVNAMTRMGLPESTRALLLAAFDTPDPAADLAAVGALCEAAGATAVVPAEDAAESELLLQARRLALPALEAATGRTMIDDVCVPRSRLGDMIEGVERIAERHRLTIGVCAHAGDGNTHPVVCFDARDPDETRRARASFDEIMALGLELGGTITGEHGVGVLKKEWLARELGPVGLEMQRGIKQVFDPLGILNPGKLF, encoded by the coding sequence ATGAGCCGCACCGAAGCCGAACCCCACGAGGCCGAAGCGACCACGACCACCACCCTCCTCGCCCGCCTCCGCACCGCCCTCCCGCCGGAGGCGATCCTCACCGACCCTGACATCACCACCACCTACGCCCACGACATGGCGAGCTTCTGCCCCTCCGGCACCCCCGCCGCCGTCGTCCTCCCCCGCACCGTCGAACACGTCCAGCACATCCTGCGCACCGCCACCGAGTTGCGCGTCCCCGTCGTCCCGCAGGGCGCCCGTACCGGCCTGTCCGGCGCGGCCAACGCCACCGACGGCTGCCTCGTCCTGTCACTCGTGCGGATGGACCGCATCCTGGAGATCGACCCCGTCGACCGCATCGCCGTCGTCGAACCCGGCGTCGTCAACGCCGCACTCTCCCGCGCGGTCGGCGCGCACGGCCTGCACTACCCCCCGGACCCCTCCAGCTGGGAGACCTGCACCATCGGCGGCAACATCGGCACCGCCTCCGGCGGCCTGTGCTGCGTCAAGTACGGGGTGACCGCCGAGTACGTCCTCGGCCTGGACGTCGTCCTCGCCGACGGCCGTCTGCTGCGCACCGGCCGCCGCACCGCGAAGGGCGTTGCCGGCTACGACCTCACCCGCCTCTTCGTCGGCTCGGAGGGCTCGCTCGGCGTCGTCGTACGGGCCGTGCTGGCGCTGAAGCCGAAGCCGCCCGAGCAGCTCGCGCTCGCCGCCGAGTTCCCCTCCTCGGCCGCCGCGAGCGACGCGGTGTGCCGGATCATGGAGAGCGGCCACGTCCCGTCGCTCCTCGAACTGATGGACGCCACGACGGTCCGGGCGGTCAACGCGATGACCCGCATGGGCCTGCCGGAGTCGACGCGCGCACTGCTGCTCGCCGCGTTCGACACCCCCGACCCGGCGGCCGACCTCGCCGCCGTCGGCGCGCTGTGCGAGGCGGCGGGCGCGACCGCCGTGGTCCCGGCGGAGGACGCCGCCGAGTCCGAACTCCTGCTCCAGGCGCGGCGCCTGGCGCTCCCCGCGCTGGAGGCGGCGACGGGCCGGACGATGATCGACGACGTGTGCGTGCCCCGCTCCCGGCTCGGCGACATGATCGAGGGCGTCGAACGCATCGCGGAACGGCACCGCCTGACCATCGGCGTCTGCGCCCACGCGGGCGACGGAAACACCCACCCCGTGGTCTGCTTCGACGCCCGCGACCCCGACGAGACACGGCGGGCCCGCGCCTCGTTCGACGAGATCATGGCGCTCGGCCTGGAACTCGGCGGCACGATCACCGGGGAGCACGGGGTGGGCGTCCTGAAGAAGGAATGGCTGGCCCGCGAACTGGGGCCGGTCGGACTGGAGATGCAGCGCGGTATCAAGCAGGTCTTCGACCCGCTGGGCATCCTCAACCCCGGCAAACTGTTCTGA
- the hppD gene encoding 4-hydroxyphenylpyruvate dioxygenase: MTQTTHHTPDTARQADPFPVKGMDAVVFAVGNAKQAAHYYSTAFGMRLVAYSGPENGSRETASYVLENGSARFVFTSVIKPTSPWGHFLGRHVDDHGDGVVDLALTVPDARAAHAYAVAHGATSVAEPYELKDEHGTVVIAAIATYGETRHTLVERSGYDGPYLPGYVAADPIVEPPAQRTFQAVDHCVGNVELGRMNEWVGFYNKVMGFTNMKEFVGDDIATEYSALMSKVVADGTLKVKFPINEPAMGKKKSQIDEYLEFYGGPGVQHIALATNDIVRTVRTMSAAGVEFLNTPDSYYDTLGEWAGETRVPVETLRELKILVDRDEDGYLLQIFTKPVQDRPTVFFELIERHGSMGFGKGNFKALFEAIEREQEKRGNL; the protein is encoded by the coding sequence ATGACGCAGACCACACACCACACTCCCGACACCGCACGGCAGGCAGATCCCTTCCCGGTCAAGGGTATGGACGCGGTCGTCTTCGCCGTGGGCAACGCCAAGCAGGCCGCGCACTACTACTCGACCGCCTTCGGCATGCGGCTGGTCGCCTACTCCGGACCGGAGAACGGCAGCCGGGAGACCGCGAGCTACGTGCTGGAGAACGGCTCCGCCCGGTTCGTCTTCACCTCCGTCATCAAGCCGACCTCCCCCTGGGGCCACTTCCTCGGCCGGCACGTGGACGACCACGGCGACGGCGTCGTCGACCTCGCCCTGACCGTCCCGGACGCGCGGGCCGCGCACGCGTACGCCGTCGCGCACGGCGCCACCTCGGTCGCCGAGCCGTACGAACTGAAGGACGAGCACGGCACGGTGGTGATCGCGGCGATCGCCACGTACGGCGAGACCCGGCACACGCTCGTCGAGCGGAGCGGGTACGACGGCCCCTACCTGCCCGGGTACGTGGCGGCCGACCCGATCGTCGAGCCGCCGGCCCAGCGCACGTTCCAGGCCGTCGACCACTGCGTCGGCAACGTCGAACTCGGCCGGATGAACGAGTGGGTCGGGTTCTACAACAAGGTCATGGGCTTCACGAACATGAAGGAGTTCGTGGGCGACGACATCGCGACCGAGTACAGCGCGCTGATGTCCAAGGTGGTCGCCGACGGGACACTGAAGGTCAAGTTCCCGATCAACGAGCCCGCGATGGGCAAGAAGAAGTCGCAGATCGACGAGTACCTGGAGTTCTACGGCGGTCCCGGCGTCCAGCACATCGCGCTGGCCACCAACGACATCGTGCGGACCGTGCGCACGATGTCCGCGGCCGGGGTCGAGTTCCTGAACACGCCGGACTCGTACTACGACACGCTCGGCGAGTGGGCGGGCGAGACCCGGGTGCCGGTGGAGACCCTGCGCGAGCTGAAGATCCTCGTCGACCGGGACGAGGACGGGTACCTGCTGCAGATCTTCACCAAGCCGGTGCAGGACCGGCCGACGGTCTTCTTCGAACTCATCGAGCGGCACGGCTCGATGGGCTTCGGCAAGGGCAACTTCAAGGCCCTGTTCGAGGCGATCGAGCGGGAGCAGGAGAAGCGCGGCAATCTGTGA
- a CDS encoding IclR family transcriptional regulator codes for MTAETSQTLDRGLKVLKLLADTDHGLTVTELSTKLGVNRTVVYRLLATLEQHSLVRRDLGGRARVGLGVLRLGRQVHPLVREAALPALRSLAEDIGATAHLTLVDGTEALAVAVVEPTWTDYHVAYRAGFRHPLDRGAAGRAILAARRTPPDDLGYTLTHGELEAGASGAAAPLLGVTGVEGSVGVVMLADAVPERVGTRVVDAAREVAEALR; via the coding sequence GTGACCGCGGAGACATCCCAGACGCTCGATCGGGGCCTGAAGGTCCTGAAGCTGCTCGCCGACACCGACCACGGGCTGACCGTCACCGAACTGTCCACCAAACTGGGCGTCAACCGGACCGTGGTGTACCGGCTGCTCGCCACCCTCGAACAGCACTCCCTCGTCCGCCGCGACCTCGGCGGCCGCGCCCGCGTCGGCCTCGGCGTGCTGCGCCTGGGCCGCCAGGTGCACCCGCTGGTACGGGAGGCGGCACTGCCCGCGCTCCGCTCGCTCGCCGAGGACATAGGGGCCACCGCCCACCTCACCCTCGTCGACGGGACGGAGGCACTGGCCGTCGCCGTCGTCGAGCCGACCTGGACCGACTACCACGTCGCCTACCGGGCCGGCTTCCGTCACCCCCTCGACCGCGGCGCCGCCGGCCGGGCCATCCTCGCGGCCCGCCGCACCCCGCCGGACGACCTCGGCTACACCCTCACCCACGGCGAACTCGAGGCCGGGGCGAGCGGTGCCGCGGCCCCGCTGCTCGGTGTCACCGGGGTCGAGGGCAGCGTCGGGGTGGTCATGCTCGCGGACGCGGTGCCCGAACGGGTCGGCACCCGCGTCGTCGACGCCGCCCGGGAGGTGGCGGAGGCACTCCGCTGA